A region of Lathamus discolor isolate bLatDis1 chromosome 14, bLatDis1.hap1, whole genome shotgun sequence DNA encodes the following proteins:
- the TUBD1 gene encoding tubulin delta chain isoform X2, with the protein MDLVQKEAEKCDRLSGFFTIMSMAGGTGSGLGAFVTQCLRDAFPTSFLLNHVIWPYSTGEVIVQNYNSVLTLSHLYKSADALLVHENDVVHKICAQLMNIKQISFRDINQVIAHQLGSVFQPTYTAEGGLHYSRNPLGDLMETLVPHPEFKMLGLRNIPQMPENSLAYSTFSWPGLIKHLRQMLIANAKMEEGIDWQVQPPRLGSSIPSSHSTNKPVHFNTSIANLVILRGKDMHSIDLGSFQDPSLYTSWLNPEDAFHLWKTPRAFNKYEKSASLVSNSQFLLKPLDNVVGKAWNMFASKAYIHQYTKFGIEEEDFLDSFTALEQVISSYTSL; encoded by the exons ATGGATCTGGTGcaaaaagaagcagagaaatgtgATCGACTCAGTGGATTTTTCACAATCATGAGCATGGCTGGTGGTACAGGGTCTGGCTTGGGAGCATTTGTGACCCAGTGTTTAAGAGATGCTTTTCCAACCTCATTTCTACTAAACCATGTTATCTGGCCCTACAGCACTGGTGAG gTTATTGTTCAAAACTACAACTCTGTTTTGACTCTGTCACATCTGTACAAGTCAGCAGATGCTCTTCTTGTTCATGAGAATGATGTTGTCCACAAGATCTGTGCTCAGCTGATGAACATTAAACAGATCTCCTTCAGGGATATAAATCAAGTCATTGCACATCAACTGGGGAGTGTTTTTCAGCCCACTTACACAGCAGAAGGTGGCTTGCACTACAGCAGAAACCCATTAG GAGACTTAATGGAGACGTTAGTTCCACATCCTGAATTCAAGATGTTGGGTCTTCGTAACATACCTCAGATGCCTGAAAACTCCCTCGCTTATAGCACATTCAGTTGGCCTGGACTCATCAAACATTTAAGGCAGATGCTCATTGCTAATGCTAAAATGGAGGAAG GTATTGATTGGCAAGTACAACCCCCACGTCTGGGCTCCTCCATCCCCTCAAGCCATTCCACAAACAAGCCTGTGCATTTCAATACTTCCATTGCCAACCTGGTTATCCTGAGAGGAAAAGATATGCACAGCATAGACTTAg GAAGTTTCCAGGATCCCTCATTATATACATCATGGCTAAACCCCGAGGATGCTTTTCATTTGTGGAAAACGCCAAGAGCATTTAACAAGTATGAAAAGTCAGCTTCTTTGGTCAGCAATAGCCAGTTCCTGCTGAAACCTCTTGACAACGTTGTAGGAAAAGCTTGGAATATGTTTGCTTCCAA AGCCTATATTCACCAGTATACTAAATTCGGAATTGAAGAGGAAGATTTCCTGGACAGCTTCACAGCTCTGGAACAAGTTATCTCCAGTTACACCAGcctttga
- the TUBD1 gene encoding tubulin delta chain isoform X3: MEPKVISQTLSMAARSGCWKYDDGSHFSQKQGSGNNWANGYSVHGPRHKEVIMDLVQKEAEKCDRLSGFFTIMSMAGGTGSGLGAFVTQCLRDAFPTSFLLNHVIWPYSTGEVIVQNYNSVLTLSHLYKSADALLVHENDVVHKICAQLMNIKQISFRDINQVIAHQLGSVFQPTYTAEGGLHYSRNPLGDLMETLVPHPEFKMLGLRNIPQMPENSLAYSTFSWPGLIKHLRQMLIANAKMEEGIDWQVQPPRLGSSIPSSHSTNKPVHFNTSIANLVILRGKDMHSIDLGSFQDPSLYTSWLNPEDAFHLWKTPRAFNKYEKSASLVSNSQFLLKPLDNVVGKAWNMFASKAYIHQYTKFGIEEEDFLDSFTALEQVISSYTSL, encoded by the exons ATGGAACCTAAAGTAATCAGCCAAACCTTATCAATGGCAGCCAGGTCTGGCTGCTGGAAATATGATGATGGGTCACACTTCAGTCAGAAGCAAGGATCTGGGAACAACTGGGCAAATGG TTACTCTGTTCACGGGCCTAGACACAAAGAAGTGATAATGGATCTGGTGcaaaaagaagcagagaaatgtgATCGACTCAGTGGATTTTTCACAATCATGAGCATGGCTGGTGGTACAGGGTCTGGCTTGGGAGCATTTGTGACCCAGTGTTTAAGAGATGCTTTTCCAACCTCATTTCTACTAAACCATGTTATCTGGCCCTACAGCACTGGTGAG gTTATTGTTCAAAACTACAACTCTGTTTTGACTCTGTCACATCTGTACAAGTCAGCAGATGCTCTTCTTGTTCATGAGAATGATGTTGTCCACAAGATCTGTGCTCAGCTGATGAACATTAAACAGATCTCCTTCAGGGATATAAATCAAGTCATTGCACATCAACTGGGGAGTGTTTTTCAGCCCACTTACACAGCAGAAGGTGGCTTGCACTACAGCAGAAACCCATTAG GAGACTTAATGGAGACGTTAGTTCCACATCCTGAATTCAAGATGTTGGGTCTTCGTAACATACCTCAGATGCCTGAAAACTCCCTCGCTTATAGCACATTCAGTTGGCCTGGACTCATCAAACATTTAAGGCAGATGCTCATTGCTAATGCTAAAATGGAGGAAG GTATTGATTGGCAAGTACAACCCCCACGTCTGGGCTCCTCCATCCCCTCAAGCCATTCCACAAACAAGCCTGTGCATTTCAATACTTCCATTGCCAACCTGGTTATCCTGAGAGGAAAAGATATGCACAGCATAGACTTAg GAAGTTTCCAGGATCCCTCATTATATACATCATGGCTAAACCCCGAGGATGCTTTTCATTTGTGGAAAACGCCAAGAGCATTTAACAAGTATGAAAAGTCAGCTTCTTTGGTCAGCAATAGCCAGTTCCTGCTGAAACCTCTTGACAACGTTGTAGGAAAAGCTTGGAATATGTTTGCTTCCAA AGCCTATATTCACCAGTATACTAAATTCGGAATTGAAGAGGAAGATTTCCTGGACAGCTTCACAGCTCTGGAACAAGTTATCTCCAGTTACACCAGcctttga
- the TUBD1 gene encoding tubulin delta chain isoform X1, protein MSIVTVQLGQCGNQIGHEVFNTICSDVCDTHGLCSKKENESYRDACKERFFCEEQSEVPVARAVLIDMEPKVISQTLSMAARSGCWKYDDGSHFSQKQGSGNNWANGYSVHGPRHKEVIMDLVQKEAEKCDRLSGFFTIMSMAGGTGSGLGAFVTQCLRDAFPTSFLLNHVIWPYSTGEVIVQNYNSVLTLSHLYKSADALLVHENDVVHKICAQLMNIKQISFRDINQVIAHQLGSVFQPTYTAEGGLHYSRNPLGDLMETLVPHPEFKMLGLRNIPQMPENSLAYSTFSWPGLIKHLRQMLIANAKMEEGIDWQVQPPRLGSSIPSSHSTNKPVHFNTSIANLVILRGKDMHSIDLGSFQDPSLYTSWLNPEDAFHLWKTPRAFNKYEKSASLVSNSQFLLKPLDNVVGKAWNMFASKAYIHQYTKFGIEEEDFLDSFTALEQVISSYTSL, encoded by the exons ATGTCAATAGTCACAGTTCAGCTTGGTCAATGTGGGAATCAGATTGGTCATGAGGTGTTTAACACTATCTGTAGTGACGTCTGCGACACACATGGGTTGTGTTCCAAGAAGGAGAATGAATCCTACCGTGATGCTTGCAAAGAACGTTTTTTCTGCGAGGAGCAATCTGAAG TACCTGTTGCCCGGGCTGTGCTTATTGATATGGAACCTAAAGTAATCAGCCAAACCTTATCAATGGCAGCCAGGTCTGGCTGCTGGAAATATGATGATGGGTCACACTTCAGTCAGAAGCAAGGATCTGGGAACAACTGGGCAAATGG TTACTCTGTTCACGGGCCTAGACACAAAGAAGTGATAATGGATCTGGTGcaaaaagaagcagagaaatgtgATCGACTCAGTGGATTTTTCACAATCATGAGCATGGCTGGTGGTACAGGGTCTGGCTTGGGAGCATTTGTGACCCAGTGTTTAAGAGATGCTTTTCCAACCTCATTTCTACTAAACCATGTTATCTGGCCCTACAGCACTGGTGAG gTTATTGTTCAAAACTACAACTCTGTTTTGACTCTGTCACATCTGTACAAGTCAGCAGATGCTCTTCTTGTTCATGAGAATGATGTTGTCCACAAGATCTGTGCTCAGCTGATGAACATTAAACAGATCTCCTTCAGGGATATAAATCAAGTCATTGCACATCAACTGGGGAGTGTTTTTCAGCCCACTTACACAGCAGAAGGTGGCTTGCACTACAGCAGAAACCCATTAG GAGACTTAATGGAGACGTTAGTTCCACATCCTGAATTCAAGATGTTGGGTCTTCGTAACATACCTCAGATGCCTGAAAACTCCCTCGCTTATAGCACATTCAGTTGGCCTGGACTCATCAAACATTTAAGGCAGATGCTCATTGCTAATGCTAAAATGGAGGAAG GTATTGATTGGCAAGTACAACCCCCACGTCTGGGCTCCTCCATCCCCTCAAGCCATTCCACAAACAAGCCTGTGCATTTCAATACTTCCATTGCCAACCTGGTTATCCTGAGAGGAAAAGATATGCACAGCATAGACTTAg GAAGTTTCCAGGATCCCTCATTATATACATCATGGCTAAACCCCGAGGATGCTTTTCATTTGTGGAAAACGCCAAGAGCATTTAACAAGTATGAAAAGTCAGCTTCTTTGGTCAGCAATAGCCAGTTCCTGCTGAAACCTCTTGACAACGTTGTAGGAAAAGCTTGGAATATGTTTGCTTCCAA AGCCTATATTCACCAGTATACTAAATTCGGAATTGAAGAGGAAGATTTCCTGGACAGCTTCACAGCTCTGGAACAAGTTATCTCCAGTTACACCAGcctttga